DNA sequence from the Geobacter sp. AOG2 genome:
TCCTTCTGGATGAAATATGATGTTATCGCTCTACACTATGTTAGGTAAGCACGACAGCGGGGAATGTCAAGAAGGGAGGGGGGATTATCGGGAGCGGCGCGCGTCAACCATGCGCTTGAGTATGTTCAGAAAATTCCGCGCCAGCAAGGGGTGGAAATCGCTCCCGGACGAGTCCAGTATCCGTTTGACGATGATTCGCAGGTCCATTGGTTTGCGGTAGGGGCGCGGTGTCCGCATGGCGTCGAAGAAGTCGGAAATCATGGTGATCTGGCTGCACAGGTTGAGGCGCCATCCCTCGGGTGCCCGGGGGTAGCCGGAAAGATCGTATTTCATGTGGTGCTCGTAAGCGGTCACCACAGCCAGCCGGGGAACGCCGGGAATCTCCAGAAGGTGGCGGGCGCCCCGCACCGGGTGCTCCTTCATAAGGTCAAACTCACGAGGCGTCAGTTTGCTCTTTTTGATGAGGATCTCTTCGGGAATGAAGAGCTTGCCGATATCGTGCAACATGGCGGCGATGCCGATGTCGTGCAGCATCTGCCCTTCAATGCCAAGCGACGCGGCCTGGGCCAGGTTGAGGATACAGACATTGGCGGAATGGGTGAAGGCATACTCCTCGTCGCTGTGCATGGTTGCCCCAACCAGTCGGGATTCTCCCTCCTGCTGTAAGGCGGCGATAAAGCCGGAAACGATATCGGAGATACCGGCAACCTTCATCTTCTGCTTTCGTTTGAGCGCCTCATAGATCTCCGTAAAGCGGACCAACTCTTCAGCAGGCATCTCCCGCAAGGACATCCGGCGCGGGTGCGGAGCGCCGTCACCACTGGAGATGGGGGAATCGACGGAATATTCGTTGCCGCTTTCCTCCCGGAGTTCCACGCGACCGAGCCGGATATGCTCGCTGGGACCGAGCGTGGCTTTTTCGCTTTCCTGGATGGCCAGCCCGGCAATGAGAGCAATAACCTCTTCCCGGTCAAGCCCCTCCATGAACTTCACGTAGCCGATGCCCCTGGATGTGAGTACCTCGGCAAAACGGTTCAGGGAGAGACTGTTGGAGGGAGGTTCGCCGTTGATGATCAGCTCACTCTCGATAACCGTCAATGATATCTGCCGCGAGACGGCGAGAGCGGCGCCGATACCTTTATAGGCCGCCTCGGCCAGGCGGGCCACCTGGGGGTGCCCCATGGAGTAAAGTGCGGCATTTGCCGTTGCCGAGAGCAACGACCGGATGGATTCCTGTATGATGAAGTTTTCACTGCCCATGTGACTTCATCCTCACTGCACGCAACGATTCTTCTGCCTGTTGCGCCAGTTCGTCATTGCCCCTGGCAATCTTTTCCAGGATCGGCACGGCGCTTTTCGCGGGATATCCTTCAAGGGAACGGACGATCTCCAGCTTGAGCCGGTTCAACGCCTTGGCGCGGATCAGGTTCATGGAACCCAGTATCTTGAGCAGTTCGGGCAGCGCCTCCTCCCGCCCGATCTCTTTCAGGGACTGGATGGCGGTACTTTTCAGCTCCACATCCAACGGCGAGAGGCCGCTTTTGGTGACAATTGCCAGAAGCTTTTTGAAGACATCGGTGGATTGGCTCTTCTCGGCCATGCCGATGGCCGCCAGCCGGACTTCCTTGTCGCTGTTTTCCAAATCCCGCAGGATCTGGCGTTCAGCAATCGGATCGTTATAGGAAAGCAGCGTGCGCAAGGCATCCTGCCGGACCTTGGCATTCCTGTTCATGACCAGTGGCCTGATGTGAGGGATGATCTCAGGGTCGTCCAGCGAGCGCAGCATGATGAGAAGGTTGCGCAGATAATACCACGGCTGGTCGTCAAGGCGCGCCAGGATCGGTTCCTTGGCGGCCGGGCCGAATTCAAGGAGGCAATCCATCATGAAGCGGCGCAAAGACATGCTTTCTTCCACGGCCAGACTGTCCAGGAGCGGCTCGATGAACGGGGTCCCGATCGTCTCGACCAACAGACGGATATCGTCAAAGCGGCTCTTGCCCCAGGTGGTCAGGCCGTTCAAAATCTCATCCAGGAAATCGCGGCGGCTGAACCGCTCCCAAAGGAGATCACGGAAGAGGGGAGGGAGGGGAGGGGTGGTCGTCTGTTCAATGATGCCCAGCAGTTGGTGGTAGTCGCCGGTCTGGAGCAGGTAGCCGCACATATCCCCCAGGTTCCGGGCCAGGTTTTCCGTTTCCGTCGGATCGTCCCCGGTTATTGCCAGGCGCAGGATTATCTCGCCCACATGGCTTTCCAGCCAGCCGGGCTGCATGGTTTCCCGCAAAAGCTCCAATTCCTGCCGGGACGGCGGAGGGGGATGGCGTTTTGCCGCAGGTGGGCTCTCTTCTGCAGCCTGTTCCTCCGCGGCATGTTCGCTGAACATCATACGCAGTTTTTCCTGCGCATCCGCACCGGCCAATTGGGCCAAGGTCACCGAGCCGTGCGTTCCCCTGGCCGTTTGCTGGGGAAAACCCCGCAAGATCGCCACGATGGCGGGCGGAACATTGATGTTGTTATTGTCTATATCATCCAGTATGCCCTCGATCACATGGTGCGGCATGTGGCCGATGATCTCTTCGAACGCCGTGTTATTACTCAGTTCGTCGGTAGTGAAGGTCTTGGATAACAACCTGCTGCGAAGTCCGGGATCCAGGTTCGCCACAAAGGTTGCAATCTGGCTGCCGGGAGTCTGCCGGTTGCCGCCGTCTGCCAGGTCGCTCTCCTCATGATCAAGTAGATCGGCAAAAACGTCAATGTACTCATTCTCTTCACCGGCGGATGATTCGCGGTAACGGCGGTTGAAGGCCTGGGCCAACTGCTTGGGACCGATGCCTGAGTCGTCGCCGGTCCCAGCCCACAGGGAGCCATCCAGCACCCCCCGGGCAAAACGTTCCCAGAGCCCTGCGCCGGATGGTTCCGTCTTCGCGGAACCGGCCGGCACGTCGTCTTCGGTGGTGCTGAACAGGTCATACCGGATGGCGCGGATCCCAATGGCACCGATGCGTGACTGTTCCCAGACTTTTTCGATCCCCCCCTGGTCGTTGACCTCCTCACGTTTGAGTCCCAGGATCAGGTTGAAGCTCCTGAGCTCTTCGACGGTCAGATATTTCCGCAGAACCAGCGCGCCGATGCCGTGCTCGAAAAGTACGCCGGCAAAATCGCGAAAAACGAGATTAGCTTCGTCGAGGGAAGCGTTTTCCACCAGCAGGGCATTTTTTGTGGTGGCAATGATAATTTCGTCATGCGCCTCCATAAGCCTTGCATAAAGCGCGATAACCTTGTTCAGGGAGGCATCGATGACGGGATGTCCGGCAGGATACGCCTTGAAATGACGGCGCGAAATATTGAGCTCGATGATCAGGGACGCCAGTAGCCTGGTATCGATAGCGCCGGTCGGTATGTCCAAGGGTTGCTTGTTCATGGGGCCATGGAAAAGATGTTATTGAAATGTTGAGGATTTTGAGGACTATACTCCAAAGGAATTAATAATTGAATCATATTTTAATGTTTGTCAAAATATTGATTTTATTTGCAAACTTCAGTTGTATGTGTTTTATTGCAGAAACCACGCTTCAGGAGGCAATCATGCTGAAGGCACGGAGTTGCGGGGTTTTACTCCATCCATCATCGCTTCCAGGACACGACGGCATCGGCACGTTGGGAGACCATGCGCGAAGGTTTGTTGATCTCTTGTCTGCCATGGGGATGCGCCACTGGCAACTGCTTCCCCTGACCCCGCCCGCCTGCGGCAACTCGCCTTATTCCGCCTTGTCGGCCTTTGCCGGCAACCCGCTTTTGATAGACCTCCACCAGCTTGCCGAAGAAGGCGACCTGCCGCTTGAGGTGTATGGAGGCCGTTTTTCCGAAGAGCGGGTTGACTATGGCGCTGTCTCCGATCTGAAATCCAACCTGCTTCACCAAGCTGCCGCAACCTTCCTTACCGTCGAAAAAGGCTCTCGGAGAGAAGAGTTCTGGCATTTTTGCAACACGACGCCCTGGCTTCACGATTTTGCGCTCTTCATGGCGCTCAAACAGCATTACAAGGGAAAGAGCTGGCAGAAATGGCCTCGGGAAGCGGCGCTCTTAACGGAGGAAACCTACGAAAAGGCCTCGGTCAAACTGGGGCCCGAGATCGGAGCGCAGAAATATCTGCAGTGGCAGTTTTCCCGTCAATGGCAATCTCTGCGGGACTATGCCGCCAGCCGTGGGATTTCGTTCATCGGCGATATCCCGATCTTTGTGGCCTATGACTCGGCCGATGTCTGGCGTAACCGCGACCTCTTTCTGTTGGACGACCAGGGCAAGCCAACCGCCGTGGCCGGCGTTCCGCCCGATTATTTCAGCAAGACCGGTCAGTTGTGGGGAAATCCGCTCTACAATTGGAAAAGGTTGGAGGATCAGGGGTTTACCTGGTGGACCGAACGCTTCCGCCAGGCTTTCACGCTGTTCGACTGCGTCCGCATCGATCACTTCCGCGGTTTTGAGGCGGCCTGGCAGGTACCGGCCAATGAGCCGACCGCAGAACGGGGGCGGTGGGAGGTTGCGCCGGGAGGCCGCTTGTTCGAGGCCGTCCGTTCCGCCCTTGGGGACCTGCCGATCATCGCCGAAGATCTGGGGGTCATCACCCCTGAGGTGGAGGCCCTGCGCGACCGGTTCGGCTTTCCCGGCATGAAGATCCTGCAGTTTGCCTTTGATTCCGGCCCGGACAATCCCTACCTGCCCCACAATCACGTCAGAAACTGCGTGGTCTATACCGGCACGCACGACAACGAC
Encoded proteins:
- a CDS encoding HEAT repeat domain-containing protein encodes the protein MNKQPLDIPTGAIDTRLLASLIIELNISRRHFKAYPAGHPVIDASLNKVIALYARLMEAHDEIIIATTKNALLVENASLDEANLVFRDFAGVLFEHGIGALVLRKYLTVEELRSFNLILGLKREEVNDQGGIEKVWEQSRIGAIGIRAIRYDLFSTTEDDVPAGSAKTEPSGAGLWERFARGVLDGSLWAGTGDDSGIGPKQLAQAFNRRYRESSAGEENEYIDVFADLLDHEESDLADGGNRQTPGSQIATFVANLDPGLRSRLLSKTFTTDELSNNTAFEEIIGHMPHHVIEGILDDIDNNNINVPPAIVAILRGFPQQTARGTHGSVTLAQLAGADAQEKLRMMFSEHAAEEQAAEESPPAAKRHPPPPSRQELELLRETMQPGWLESHVGEIILRLAITGDDPTETENLARNLGDMCGYLLQTGDYHQLLGIIEQTTTPPLPPLFRDLLWERFSRRDFLDEILNGLTTWGKSRFDDIRLLVETIGTPFIEPLLDSLAVEESMSLRRFMMDCLLEFGPAAKEPILARLDDQPWYYLRNLLIMLRSLDDPEIIPHIRPLVMNRNAKVRQDALRTLLSYNDPIAERQILRDLENSDKEVRLAAIGMAEKSQSTDVFKKLLAIVTKSGLSPLDVELKSTAIQSLKEIGREEALPELLKILGSMNLIRAKALNRLKLEIVRSLEGYPAKSAVPILEKIARGNDELAQQAEESLRAVRMKSHGQ
- a CDS encoding HD-GYP domain-containing protein, producing the protein MGSENFIIQESIRSLLSATANAALYSMGHPQVARLAEAAYKGIGAALAVSRQISLTVIESELIINGEPPSNSLSLNRFAEVLTSRGIGYVKFMEGLDREEVIALIAGLAIQESEKATLGPSEHIRLGRVELREESGNEYSVDSPISSGDGAPHPRRMSLREMPAEELVRFTEIYEALKRKQKMKVAGISDIVSGFIAALQQEGESRLVGATMHSDEEYAFTHSANVCILNLAQAASLGIEGQMLHDIGIAAMLHDIGKLFIPEEILIKKSKLTPREFDLMKEHPVRGARHLLEIPGVPRLAVVTAYEHHMKYDLSGYPRAPEGWRLNLCSQITMISDFFDAMRTPRPYRKPMDLRIIVKRILDSSGSDFHPLLARNFLNILKRMVDARRSR
- the malQ gene encoding 4-alpha-glucanotransferase is translated as MLKARSCGVLLHPSSLPGHDGIGTLGDHARRFVDLLSAMGMRHWQLLPLTPPACGNSPYSALSAFAGNPLLIDLHQLAEEGDLPLEVYGGRFSEERVDYGAVSDLKSNLLHQAAATFLTVEKGSRREEFWHFCNTTPWLHDFALFMALKQHYKGKSWQKWPREAALLTEETYEKASVKLGPEIGAQKYLQWQFSRQWQSLRDYAASRGISFIGDIPIFVAYDSADVWRNRDLFLLDDQGKPTAVAGVPPDYFSKTGQLWGNPLYNWKRLEDQGFTWWTERFRQAFTLFDCVRIDHFRGFEAAWQVPANEPTAERGRWEVAPGGRLFEAVRSALGDLPIIAEDLGVITPEVEALRDRFGFPGMKILQFAFDSGPDNPYLPHNHVRNCVVYTGTHDNDTTLGWYTGQDEHRRSLVRNYIGSNGRDIVADVIRTALMSVAHTVVIPFQDILALPGTARMNLPGTAFGNWEWRFSWDMVHRGLAGEMNDRLERYGRRHG